The genomic stretch GAGTTCATGGGTAATTTCCCAAGATTCTTATGGAGCATATGCTTGTTGATGGGAAGGATAGATCTTCTGCTAACGGCATTGctgaaaaattcttttaatttccttgcATTTAGATATTTCGTTTATTGTATTGGGAGTTGTGTGAAAACGATAACTTGAATGTCAATGTGCTTCAGTGCCAATTGAGAATATCTGTCGTTTTCTCTCATAGTTTATACAAATACTATTTCAGAATGTTTCAGTCTTTGTATAAGGACagttttccatttaaattcattttatctttccCATTAATTTGGATGTGTACATCCTTAGAAACGTACGAATCTATGGCCTTTGTGAAATTCAATATGATTTTTAACTTCGGATGATGGGTATGATGAAGTAGTTTTAATTTGTAGAGGAAGGCCTTTGGAGCTATTCTGGTTTGGTTGTCGAagtttaatttgtgttttaattggTGATGTTTGACTTTTAGGTTGAAAACTTAGATGCATTGAGTAATGGCCAGTTCTGACGAACACGAAGGCAATGTCGACGGTCAACTTATCTTAACTCCAATGAAGGATGATGGCTCCACGACATGTAAGTGTTTAGACCTTGTTGAGGTCGTGTTCATCGTTAAGGCATTTTGGCTCAATAAGGTCTGAATTGTAGGTATCCGACTTGAAAATGGAAGTCTACTTGAGGCCCAGCTGAGAAATCTTGGTGTCATCTCCATTGATCAAAGTGGTGAGAGTGCTCAAACTTTGGTGAAAGAAGAAGACACTTCTGAGTTAGTGACgaaagatggtagattgtgtgtGGTAAAAGGAGGTGAAACGTACAAAGTTAATTCCTCTGGAGAACTTATACTTAATGGAGAAGCAGAATCTCTCGACGATGGCACCACCACTTTGACTGCTGTGACGTTACCAGATGGAACTCAAGCTTTCGTTGCTCAAGGCATTGGAGAAGACGATGGTTAGCTCTTTTCCTTTGTCATTGCCTATCAAATAATGTGTAGTTCAAATTTCTTTGTTATTAATCAAGACATTTATTCTGAGTAAAATATACTCTCTCACATCCAATGAATCACATCTTCGATCTCATATGTTGAGATATAAAGGTGTTTTTGATTGAGCCTCGCAAAgttattgtgaaaaaaaaacatttttttaagtgtaaGGAATGGGTATAGTGACTAACTTTCTGATGTGTGAGTGGTGTATTGATTTACTGCTTTTACTTTTAGAAACTTACCAGTTAGAAGATGGGAGCACACTGCTTATCCAAGAAGCTTCCAAGTTTCTTGGAAGTGGTGGTCAAACCTTAGTACAATTGCCAGATGGATCCACTGCTATTGTTACTGACTCAATCGTTAAGGAAGAGCCTGAAAATGAGGACTCAAATTCAGGTATGTAAATTTTTGTTGAGTAATATCACCCAACGCTAGTctttattttagataaattttctgttttattctCTTTTACCAATATGCCGATATTTTCAGTCtctaatgaaaacatttatgaaaattttaagtgtTACTGCAAGCCTTTATATCCCCTTTTACTGTTGTTCCTTGATATCAGAGTCCCTTGTTGTGGCTTACCGTttgtacattaaaattttcatctttaaagtCTTCTTTCACTCAAGACAAATTGTACCCATTTCATTCTACAATTTGtacacctctcttttcttctgAAATTTACACAGAATTTACAATTCCCTTTTCTATCAAGCCTCATTGACTTTCCTTGTTTCCTGCTATAACCAATGAGGGTGCCCATAAATTGTAGAGGAATATAGTTCGAGAAACAGAATAGTAGTGTGAAAGATAGCATCTTCTTTCTCGTGATTGGTTCAATTTCCTTTCCAGTTTGGATGACTTGCTTATAAATGGGCATTGTGTCAACATTTCATTGGTATCTGGTTTGCATGTGATgtgaaaatgaaacgaaaaaaaaaatgtttgaaagtattTAGCATGCTAAAATCAGGGATATAAATATCAACGCAGAAATTGTGTGCTTGTCGCATATTATATGCATCTCTTTCTCTTGCTTTTATCATAGATGAGACAATGCAAACAGTACACCTTGTTGATGGAAGCACTGCATACCTTACTATGTCCGGCTCCCTTTTGGGTTCATTGGGATTGGATGGAATAGGACGTTCTAACTCGGAGGAAAACGGTGAGGGGCAAGAGACCATTGCAAAGGAAGATGTGGATACGGACATAGACGACGAAGATGATGAAGATGCATTGAAAATGCCCAGTGACTTAACATCTGCCTCCTCATCCAGTAGACCCAAATCGTTTTACTGTCAACACGAAGGATGCCAAAAGCTTTATACCACACCTCATCATCTTAAGGTCATTTTAATGCCAGAAagcaattaattattaattgctttcctcctttaaatatttttatggtcatttaatttttatgtctcCTTTAAATATTTGATTGCATGTGAACAGGGGTTGAAAGCCAATTCAAACGGGGGTCATATGTTAGTCATGACAATGTAGGATTCTAATGGGTTGTTTTCTCTCTTAACAAttcaataatgaaatgaataatgcATATATTAAGCATTGCAATCTCTCCATAAGAATGTTTACTGTCTTGGGTGCTAAAATAATACTGTGGCTGAGTCCATTGTAGCAAGTTTGGACAATCCTCAGAAAATTGCtcaatataaaaaacacttgttACAGCTAATGTCCGTTAAAAATTGCCTCATTCTTCAAACAGTCATTGTAGAAAGTGGTGTGAGTACCTCTATAACATGAAGTTATAATtctgagttttcataaaataaggtCTGTATATGTATATGCTTGCTATTCTATGCTTTTtctgtaaaagttatttttttaataccactgTATTCTGTGATTTTGTCAAACATTTTTGAGATGGACTGTGAAGAGAGTCACTGAAATTTGCATGCACGAGTCTAGTGTAAACCTTTGTTGCcttcaaatattttaccaaatatattcaaagatatttcattttatgagaaaattttgattttcgtGACAAACTGGAGTTAATCATGAGGAAATAGTTAAATGAAAGCGAcaatttaatttgtaaaactttGAAGAATTTTTCACTGCTATTATATGCCTTTGGCCATTGACCCCATTTCTCTAAGGGTAGGCTTTGTGATGAAAAATGTGTATCCTTTGCCTTCATTATGCTGGTCATTAGCCATTTTTTCTTAGTGTGTttgaaattcgtatttttaacaGGTTCATGAAAGGTCTCACACGGGTGATCGTCCTTTTAAGTGCACGGGAATATCTGGTTGTGGCAAGGCCTTTGCCACTGGCTACGGCCTGAAAGCTCACATTCGAACCCACACCGGAGAGAAACCGTATAAATGCCCCGAAGAGGTCTGCGGAAAGAGCTTTAAGACGTCAGGAGACCTTCAGAAGCACGTTAGGACTCATACTGGTAAGTTTGTTAATCAAGTACTGGAGCCTAATGGACTCAAACATTTAATCCTGACCTTATCAAGAAGAGCTACAggcacgaaatttttgttttaaggtTACTCACCAAAAACCATCCTcaaaaaattcaggaaattttTACCTCTTTCTTACTTATAAAATTCTCTATCGAGGATTTTACagtttatttatttctgcatAGACTCACAGTTATTGGTCTCTGGGTCAGAGAGTATAATAGTgtttggaaatgttgtcaattaaagcagactcctgattatccagctGCAAATTATCCGTGCATGTGTTCTTACTCCTTCGATGTTTTCCGCGAACTgtataaaaagataaaatcagAAGCAAAAGTATAAGGTTATTTGCGGTTTAATGCAACAATGCTACActaggcttattatttctgttggaTTCCCCTTCGTAaaaaggaatagggtggtttcctattatttttttattgcctaaatcgaaagattattactcctggagtacgtatttcacgcttttagatttttaaatgacaatatctatttttcgcgatagaatgaaaagtgaaaatttttaagcgcgggaaaacacgacgcgtaagtatgattgccgggaaatctctccgtgagacgtatttcttgttcccgctgccgccctgtgaggtgaccttgaggcgaggcttagtgctgatacgactgaggctgctagcgggtagctgagtaccctgctggctggtagcgcttggcttaaataaggattattaataccttatcacacgaggaaaactttccgaccttagccagttttaataagtgattattaatacacgtttccctgagcactgcgcctcatgcatgcattggtaacctcagacgatgtataactcctatcttttcctatagaaactaggtccctgtgacgtcacgtggagtggcatcgcatgggcgccattctggcccttttcaaatgaggataaaaatggaccatagccatttgtctaaaccagtaattctaaaatgaaataatgtatatattatgaatacactaatggtgggtaacgaatcgcaatcaatgcctttcgttttctttgatgaaggaaactaccctattattttagTGACtggctgacaaggaatgtttcaagtttagtAGGACATCTGCTCAAACATTGCAGATAATAATCAGTAGTGGGAAAAAACTCTTCATTAATTTTAGGGGATTCTTCGATGGTTAATCGATCGTAAGAGAAATGTCGTCTACTATCCTTAACTGtatatttcatattgcaaatgcacaattattgcctTAGCCTTGTATGCAATTGAATACGGCCCAAGTGAACCGGAGATTTCGTTGCACTCGGGCATTTTAACACCGAGACTAATCGTGGTCAAACTGGAAAAGAATAGATTAGTGGAAGTGAAGTCAGCGAGGGAAGTGAAAGGAGAGGTAGCATGAGTCATAGTCAGGCACTCGTCTACGTAGACAATTGCAGTAAGTCTTGGTTTCCTACAACGTCCTGTTCCGTGATGGCGTGATCAAGTACCCAATGCCTTCACGGGAGTTCCAATTTAGAAATAAGTCAccaagggagaaactcccctgcctgccgcttgtttttgacctagggtttcagatgactgactcatacGGAAAACAAAGGCCattcagttccccttggacttgcgaccggtgaaggggtggggggaagataagaagtttgtgtaagaggcactCCCTCAtattcggctgcaatttctgagaaaaaaaggtgcgcctccTACACGCGCTTATAGTGTAATTGCAAGGCTTACACAATGTTTTCTGTGATAGGATTAGTTTTACTGTGTGaatgaagttttaaaatatcCTGTTGTGTAcccatacacccatgtctcgtatagcgcaatttcgattagcgcaatttcgatatagcgcaaattcgttcctcggggaaacattgcaacgcagtgtagcctaatcaaaaatcttaaactctctcgtgataaaacgtgaacttgcgctaagtacacacgaaatttctatcaatttacgcatattaatattatttcttgccgcaaatcttcttttttgtttatatattaatcgaaattcatagctgcgcaattgccaaaagtattactcgtcattgggtctagatagccggcctaccgaagatttatctcgtctccttaacagaatgataataaataatttagatcgttaattaagcgtggggctagtggaaatgagttttttttcagcaatacggtttgagacgtatttttgccgtcgtaggttaccgggcgattgacttccaggtagagtctacgctaaagccttcaaggtcatcggtattcacgggggagaaatggagcggtgaccgagttgcgcatgaatagcatcaacacattaaagggtccgctatagagtcttaaacacaatggcttcgttccctccccgcagtcatagcccttctgcgtctcaggaatacagttcagcagaagaaggtgatttagatagagccatacagagtaaaaaccaagagaatatggcaaaaaataggaatgcgtgtagaaaaatcaagaatttatcaagaaaaaccataacctagaagaggacttgagagaggtcatttgttttgaaaatggagagcgtcaaagcgatattgcgtggaagtttaaactcacgatgccttattctgaataaagacgaagct from Ischnura elegans chromosome 7, ioIscEleg1.1, whole genome shotgun sequence encodes the following:
- the LOC124162289 gene encoding zinc finger protein 143-like, whose amino-acid sequence is MASSDEHEGNVDGQLILTPMKDDGSTTCIRLENGSLLEAQLRNLGVISIDQSGESAQTLVKEEDTSELVTKDGRLCVVKGGETYKVNSSGELILNGEAESLDDGTTTLTAVTLPDGTQAFVAQGIGEDDETYQLEDGSTLLIQEASKFLGSGGQTLVQLPDGSTAIVTDSIVKEEPENEDSNSDETMQTVHLVDGSTAYLTMSGSLLGSLGLDGIGRSNSEENGEGQETIAKEDVDTDIDDEDDEDALKMPSDLTSASSSSRPKSFYCQHEGCQKLYTTPHHLKVHERSHTGDRPFKCTGISGCGKAFATGYGLKAHIRTHTGEKPYKCPEEVCGKSFKTSGDLQKHVRTHTGERPFKCPIVGCGRSFTTSNIRKVHVRTHTGERPYVCPEQGCGRAFASATNYKNHLRIHTGEKPYVCTIQGCGKRFTEYSSLYKHHVVHTHQKPYVCNLCSRNYRQASTLTMHKRTAHGVITDGTDRYGFIDIDNENEGEDNGNIVLVDPSSVQFYATASHTNANGETTEGDPQRKVKKVKVTSLIPNVMEVQENGTIVALHQGQGGRPTQGGSQTHSLAVTGDSNAQIFVVADSAQLAALQQLGLSVTDGVIGDNKEGDPLSLADL